From a region of the Syngnathus scovelli strain Florida chromosome 19, RoL_Ssco_1.2, whole genome shotgun sequence genome:
- the LOC125987250 gene encoding H-2 class I histocompatibility antigen, K-Q alpha chain isoform X2: MLRMNLLVYFVAVVQISSVTPVTIHTLNYFTTVSQVAKLPEFLEVAYVDGVQILQFDSNHRETKAKHDWVNKITEDNLHFWEIETAINIQNEQIMKGNIETAKKRFNQTGGVHMIQVIKGCEWDNETDEVDGWEHYRYDGEDFLAFEAKTMTWIATHPQAFTTKIKLDQIGGLNEVKKITHTEVCPELLKTHLRNGRVFLTRTELPKVSLLQKTPSSPVTCHATGFYPITSSLFWRKNGEEIHEDVEMRATLPNHDGTFQTSVDLKVEVTPAAEQEYECVFQLDGVPEDIVIKLDAGSILSNARIQEEDGKKVVAIAVSLVVLSLVVVVVTIILHLIRKQGERQMFPSSGTSKENRCQREPAKDSAKDDRQGRKTGWKTTAPLHAHAHTNSPPPTHRIAHNQHHSHGSRLSFELAPPRRLTAHQSRPTMCY, translated from the exons ATGCTTAGAATGAATTTACTTGTATACTTTGTTGCGGTCGTGCAAATAAGCAGCGTGACGCCTG tcACCATTCACACGCTCAATTATTTTACAACGGTGTCTCAAGTTGCAAAACTACCAGAGTTCTTGGAGGTGGCGTATGTTGACGGCGTTCAGATTCTGCAGTTTGACAGCAACCACAGGGAAACGAAAGCAAAACATGACTGGGTGAACAAAATCACAGAAGATAATCTGCACTTCTGGGAGATAGAGACGGCGATCAATATTCAGAATGAGCAGATCATGAAAGGCAACATTGAAACTGCTAAAAAGCGCTTCAACCAAACTGGAG GTGTTCACATGATTCAGGTGATAAAAGGCTGTGAATGGGACAATGAGACGGATGAGGTTGATGGTTGGGAGCACTATCGTTACGATGGAGAAGACTTCCTAGCATTTGAGGCGAAGACGATGACATGGATCGCAACACATCCACAAGCTTTCACCACCAAAATCAAGTTGGACCAAATTGGTGGGCTTAATGAAGTCAAGAAGATTACCCACACTGAGGTGTGTCCTGAGCTGTTGAAGACACATTTGAGGAACGGGAGGGTCTTCCTAACGAGAACTG AGCTTCCCAAGGTGTCTCTCCTGCAGAAGACGCCTTCCTCTCCGGTCACCTGCCACGCCACGGGTTTCTACCCCATTACATCGTCCCTCTTTTGGAGGAAGAACGGCGAGGAGATCCACGAGGACGTGGAGATGAGGGCGACCCTCCCCAACCACGACGGAACCTTCCAGACCTCGGTCGACCTGAAAGTGGAGGTGACGCCCGCCGCGGAGCAGGAGTACGAATGCGTGTTCCAGTTGGACGGCGTCCCGGAAGACATTGTCATCAAGCTGGACGCCGGAAGCATCCTGAGCAACGCACGCATCCAGG aggaagacggGAAGAAGGTGGTGGCTATCGCCGTCTCGTTGGTGGTCCTCagtctggtggtggtggtggtgacaaTAATCCTCCATCTCATAAGAAAACAAGGTGAGCGACAAATGTTTCCTTCGTCAGGAACATCCAAAGAGAACA ggtgccagagggagccagccaaggactcggccaaagatgatcgccaaggccgaaagacgggatggaagacaacagcccccctccacgcacacgcacacaccaacagccccccacctacacaccgaatcgcccataaccagcaccactcccatggaagcagactctccttcgaacttgccccaccccgaagactcaccgcccatcaatcccggcccacaatgtgctactga
- the LOC125987250 gene encoding H-2 class I histocompatibility antigen, K-Q alpha chain isoform X3: MTLGLTIHTLNYFTTVSQVAKLPEFLEVAYVDGVQILQFDSNHRETKAKHDWVNKITEDNLHFWEIETAINIQNEQIMKGNIETAKKRFNQTGGVHMIQVIKGCEWDNETDEVDGWEHYRYDGEDFLAFEAKTMTWIATHPQAFTTKIKLDQIGGLNEVKKITHTEVCPELLKTHLRNGRVFLTRTELPKVSLLQKTPSSPVTCHATGFYPITSSLFWRKNGEEIHEDVEMRATLPNHDGTFQTSVDLKVEVTPAAEQEYECVFQLDGVPEDIVIKLDAGSILSNARIQEEEDGKKVVAIAVSLVVLSLVVVVVTIILHLIRKQGERQMFPSSGTSKENRCQREPAKDSAKDDRQGRKTGWKTTAPLHAHAHTNSPPPTHRIAHNQHHSHGSRLSFELAPPRRLTAHQSRPTMCY, translated from the exons ATGACGCTCGGGC tcACCATTCACACGCTCAATTATTTTACAACGGTGTCTCAAGTTGCAAAACTACCAGAGTTCTTGGAGGTGGCGTATGTTGACGGCGTTCAGATTCTGCAGTTTGACAGCAACCACAGGGAAACGAAAGCAAAACATGACTGGGTGAACAAAATCACAGAAGATAATCTGCACTTCTGGGAGATAGAGACGGCGATCAATATTCAGAATGAGCAGATCATGAAAGGCAACATTGAAACTGCTAAAAAGCGCTTCAACCAAACTGGAG GTGTTCACATGATTCAGGTGATAAAAGGCTGTGAATGGGACAATGAGACGGATGAGGTTGATGGTTGGGAGCACTATCGTTACGATGGAGAAGACTTCCTAGCATTTGAGGCGAAGACGATGACATGGATCGCAACACATCCACAAGCTTTCACCACCAAAATCAAGTTGGACCAAATTGGTGGGCTTAATGAAGTCAAGAAGATTACCCACACTGAGGTGTGTCCTGAGCTGTTGAAGACACATTTGAGGAACGGGAGGGTCTTCCTAACGAGAACTG AGCTTCCCAAGGTGTCTCTCCTGCAGAAGACGCCTTCCTCTCCGGTCACCTGCCACGCCACGGGTTTCTACCCCATTACATCGTCCCTCTTTTGGAGGAAGAACGGCGAGGAGATCCACGAGGACGTGGAGATGAGGGCGACCCTCCCCAACCACGACGGAACCTTCCAGACCTCGGTCGACCTGAAAGTGGAGGTGACGCCCGCCGCGGAGCAGGAGTACGAATGCGTGTTCCAGTTGGACGGCGTCCCGGAAGACATTGTCATCAAGCTGGACGCCGGAAGCATCCTGAGCAACGCACGCATCCAGG aagaggaagacggGAAGAAGGTGGTGGCTATCGCCGTCTCGTTGGTGGTCCTCagtctggtggtggtggtggtgacaaTAATCCTCCATCTCATAAGAAAACAAGGTGAGCGACAAATGTTTCCTTCGTCAGGAACATCCAAAGAGAACA ggtgccagagggagccagccaaggactcggccaaagatgatcgccaaggccgaaagacgggatggaagacaacagcccccctccacgcacacgcacacaccaacagccccccacctacacaccgaatcgcccataaccagcaccactcccatggaagcagactctccttcgaacttgccccaccccgaagactcaccgcccatcaatcccggcccacaatgtgctactga
- the LOC125987250 gene encoding H-2 class I histocompatibility antigen, K-Q alpha chain isoform X1, with protein sequence MLRMNLLVYFVAVVQISSVTPVTIHTLNYFTTVSQVAKLPEFLEVAYVDGVQILQFDSNHRETKAKHDWVNKITEDNLHFWEIETAINIQNEQIMKGNIETAKKRFNQTGGVHMIQVIKGCEWDNETDEVDGWEHYRYDGEDFLAFEAKTMTWIATHPQAFTTKIKLDQIGGLNEVKKITHTEVCPELLKTHLRNGRVFLTRTELPKVSLLQKTPSSPVTCHATGFYPITSSLFWRKNGEEIHEDVEMRATLPNHDGTFQTSVDLKVEVTPAAEQEYECVFQLDGVPEDIVIKLDAGSILSNARIQEEEDGKKVVAIAVSLVVLSLVVVVVTIILHLIRKQGERQMFPSSGTSKENRCQREPAKDSAKDDRQGRKTGWKTTAPLHAHAHTNSPPPTHRIAHNQHHSHGSRLSFELAPPRRLTAHQSRPTMCY encoded by the exons ATGCTTAGAATGAATTTACTTGTATACTTTGTTGCGGTCGTGCAAATAAGCAGCGTGACGCCTG tcACCATTCACACGCTCAATTATTTTACAACGGTGTCTCAAGTTGCAAAACTACCAGAGTTCTTGGAGGTGGCGTATGTTGACGGCGTTCAGATTCTGCAGTTTGACAGCAACCACAGGGAAACGAAAGCAAAACATGACTGGGTGAACAAAATCACAGAAGATAATCTGCACTTCTGGGAGATAGAGACGGCGATCAATATTCAGAATGAGCAGATCATGAAAGGCAACATTGAAACTGCTAAAAAGCGCTTCAACCAAACTGGAG GTGTTCACATGATTCAGGTGATAAAAGGCTGTGAATGGGACAATGAGACGGATGAGGTTGATGGTTGGGAGCACTATCGTTACGATGGAGAAGACTTCCTAGCATTTGAGGCGAAGACGATGACATGGATCGCAACACATCCACAAGCTTTCACCACCAAAATCAAGTTGGACCAAATTGGTGGGCTTAATGAAGTCAAGAAGATTACCCACACTGAGGTGTGTCCTGAGCTGTTGAAGACACATTTGAGGAACGGGAGGGTCTTCCTAACGAGAACTG AGCTTCCCAAGGTGTCTCTCCTGCAGAAGACGCCTTCCTCTCCGGTCACCTGCCACGCCACGGGTTTCTACCCCATTACATCGTCCCTCTTTTGGAGGAAGAACGGCGAGGAGATCCACGAGGACGTGGAGATGAGGGCGACCCTCCCCAACCACGACGGAACCTTCCAGACCTCGGTCGACCTGAAAGTGGAGGTGACGCCCGCCGCGGAGCAGGAGTACGAATGCGTGTTCCAGTTGGACGGCGTCCCGGAAGACATTGTCATCAAGCTGGACGCCGGAAGCATCCTGAGCAACGCACGCATCCAGG aagaggaagacggGAAGAAGGTGGTGGCTATCGCCGTCTCGTTGGTGGTCCTCagtctggtggtggtggtggtgacaaTAATCCTCCATCTCATAAGAAAACAAGGTGAGCGACAAATGTTTCCTTCGTCAGGAACATCCAAAGAGAACA ggtgccagagggagccagccaaggactcggccaaagatgatcgccaaggccgaaagacgggatggaagacaacagcccccctccacgcacacgcacacaccaacagccccccacctacacaccgaatcgcccataaccagcaccactcccatggaagcagactctccttcgaacttgccccaccccgaagactcaccgcccatcaatcccggcccacaatgtgctactga
- the LOC125987250 gene encoding H-2 class I histocompatibility antigen, K-Q alpha chain isoform X5 produces MLRMNLLVYFVAVVQISSVTPVTIHTLNYFTTVSQVAKLPEFLEVAYVDGVQILQFDSNHRETKAKHDWVNKITEDNLHFWEIETAINIQNEQIMKGNIETAKKRFNQTGGVHMIQVIKGCEWDNETDEVDGWEHYRYDGEDFLAFEAKTMTWIATHPQAFTTKIKLDQIGGLNEVKKITHTEVCPELLKTHLRNGRVFLTRTELPKVSLLQKTPSSPVTCHATGFYPITSSLFWRKNGEEIHEDVEMRATLPNHDGTFQTSVDLKVEVTPAAEQEYECVFQLDGVPEDIVIKLDAGSILSNARIQEEDGKKVVAIAVSLVVLSLVVVVVTIILHLIRKQVIYSQACKAEKPKGKEEDNIVYQQATCILFFNRMLNPKD; encoded by the exons ATGCTTAGAATGAATTTACTTGTATACTTTGTTGCGGTCGTGCAAATAAGCAGCGTGACGCCTG tcACCATTCACACGCTCAATTATTTTACAACGGTGTCTCAAGTTGCAAAACTACCAGAGTTCTTGGAGGTGGCGTATGTTGACGGCGTTCAGATTCTGCAGTTTGACAGCAACCACAGGGAAACGAAAGCAAAACATGACTGGGTGAACAAAATCACAGAAGATAATCTGCACTTCTGGGAGATAGAGACGGCGATCAATATTCAGAATGAGCAGATCATGAAAGGCAACATTGAAACTGCTAAAAAGCGCTTCAACCAAACTGGAG GTGTTCACATGATTCAGGTGATAAAAGGCTGTGAATGGGACAATGAGACGGATGAGGTTGATGGTTGGGAGCACTATCGTTACGATGGAGAAGACTTCCTAGCATTTGAGGCGAAGACGATGACATGGATCGCAACACATCCACAAGCTTTCACCACCAAAATCAAGTTGGACCAAATTGGTGGGCTTAATGAAGTCAAGAAGATTACCCACACTGAGGTGTGTCCTGAGCTGTTGAAGACACATTTGAGGAACGGGAGGGTCTTCCTAACGAGAACTG AGCTTCCCAAGGTGTCTCTCCTGCAGAAGACGCCTTCCTCTCCGGTCACCTGCCACGCCACGGGTTTCTACCCCATTACATCGTCCCTCTTTTGGAGGAAGAACGGCGAGGAGATCCACGAGGACGTGGAGATGAGGGCGACCCTCCCCAACCACGACGGAACCTTCCAGACCTCGGTCGACCTGAAAGTGGAGGTGACGCCCGCCGCGGAGCAGGAGTACGAATGCGTGTTCCAGTTGGACGGCGTCCCGGAAGACATTGTCATCAAGCTGGACGCCGGAAGCATCCTGAGCAACGCACGCATCCAGG aggaagacggGAAGAAGGTGGTGGCTATCGCCGTCTCGTTGGTGGTCCTCagtctggtggtggtggtggtgacaaTAATCCTCCATCTCATAAGAAAACAAG TCATATACTCTCAAGCTTGTAAAGCGGAAAAGCcgaaaggaaaagaagaagaCAATATAGTGTATCAACAGGCTACGTGCATTCTGTTCTTCAACCGAATGTTGAACCCAAAGGACTAA
- the LOC125987250 gene encoding H-2 class I histocompatibility antigen, K-Q alpha chain isoform X4, with protein sequence MLRMNLLVYFVAVVQISSVTPVTIHTLNYFTTVSQVAKLPEFLEVAYVDGVQILQFDSNHRETKAKHDWVNKITEDNLHFWEIETAINIQNEQIMKGNIETAKKRFNQTGGVHMIQVIKGCEWDNETDEVDGWEHYRYDGEDFLAFEAKTMTWIATHPQAFTTKIKLDQIGGLNEVKKITHTEVCPELLKTHLRNGRVFLTRTELPKVSLLQKTPSSPVTCHATGFYPITSSLFWRKNGEEIHEDVEMRATLPNHDGTFQTSVDLKVEVTPAAEQEYECVFQLDGVPEDIVIKLDAGSILSNARIQEEEDGKKVVAIAVSLVVLSLVVVVVTIILHLIRKQVIYSQACKAEKPKGKEEDNIVYQQATCILFFNRMLNPKD encoded by the exons ATGCTTAGAATGAATTTACTTGTATACTTTGTTGCGGTCGTGCAAATAAGCAGCGTGACGCCTG tcACCATTCACACGCTCAATTATTTTACAACGGTGTCTCAAGTTGCAAAACTACCAGAGTTCTTGGAGGTGGCGTATGTTGACGGCGTTCAGATTCTGCAGTTTGACAGCAACCACAGGGAAACGAAAGCAAAACATGACTGGGTGAACAAAATCACAGAAGATAATCTGCACTTCTGGGAGATAGAGACGGCGATCAATATTCAGAATGAGCAGATCATGAAAGGCAACATTGAAACTGCTAAAAAGCGCTTCAACCAAACTGGAG GTGTTCACATGATTCAGGTGATAAAAGGCTGTGAATGGGACAATGAGACGGATGAGGTTGATGGTTGGGAGCACTATCGTTACGATGGAGAAGACTTCCTAGCATTTGAGGCGAAGACGATGACATGGATCGCAACACATCCACAAGCTTTCACCACCAAAATCAAGTTGGACCAAATTGGTGGGCTTAATGAAGTCAAGAAGATTACCCACACTGAGGTGTGTCCTGAGCTGTTGAAGACACATTTGAGGAACGGGAGGGTCTTCCTAACGAGAACTG AGCTTCCCAAGGTGTCTCTCCTGCAGAAGACGCCTTCCTCTCCGGTCACCTGCCACGCCACGGGTTTCTACCCCATTACATCGTCCCTCTTTTGGAGGAAGAACGGCGAGGAGATCCACGAGGACGTGGAGATGAGGGCGACCCTCCCCAACCACGACGGAACCTTCCAGACCTCGGTCGACCTGAAAGTGGAGGTGACGCCCGCCGCGGAGCAGGAGTACGAATGCGTGTTCCAGTTGGACGGCGTCCCGGAAGACATTGTCATCAAGCTGGACGCCGGAAGCATCCTGAGCAACGCACGCATCCAGG aagaggaagacggGAAGAAGGTGGTGGCTATCGCCGTCTCGTTGGTGGTCCTCagtctggtggtggtggtggtgacaaTAATCCTCCATCTCATAAGAAAACAAG TCATATACTCTCAAGCTTGTAAAGCGGAAAAGCcgaaaggaaaagaagaagaCAATATAGTGTATCAACAGGCTACGTGCATTCTGTTCTTCAACCGAATGTTGAACCCAAAGGACTAA
- the LOC125987235 gene encoding tapasin — translation MTNFWSIPNVFLLSCLVQACHSHSCPGLECWYMNEKPSGGLAAPPSQVKSLLRIKTKGHRTASLEDLTDPSILRVYTVADPAATLCHRSRKSSTRKPHCELSRFQPQYSAISWASTLSDELSPIYLQADWFSATVQDLDERRGTASIMRAPTETNELDVVLSVTTTTVVQSRLGEPVLLQCQFWANPASPLYGSGFAVEWRYQSHGSGRLLLAYDGKSDRLFDSPEEGVKMDFEDLHQNGNASLVLQEAQVHHSGMYICMVYLPHLLAQVTIHLEVAEPPSLSIHPSPLPLTAPGQTLTVHCEASGFAPHSLELSWDLKDADGKTRSLGSGHLTGHKQAWDGTYSQGTRLELNTSDPELGRGGELICVAEHPGGTRRASVALRVIGFSTPSMEDSMVMMAVALVLYGLIKFISWLFLPSGPAEAVETEKKKN, via the exons ATGACGAATTTCTGGTCCATTCCTAATGTCTTTCTGCTTTCCTGCTTGGTCCAAG CCTGCCACAGCCACTCCTGTCCTGGGCTGGAGTGCTGGTATATGAACGAAAAGCCATCTGGAGGTCTAGCGGCGCCCCCAAGCCAGGTGAAGTCGCTGCTTCGCATCAAGACGAAAGGCCACCGCACAGCCAGCCTCGAAGATTTGACCGATCCCAGTATCCTGAGAGTCTACACTGTCGCCG ATCCGGCGGCGACTTTGTGTCACCGCTCGCGCAAAAGTTCAACCCGCAAGCCTCATTGTGAGCTCAGCCGGTTCCAGCCGCAGTACTCCGCCATCTCGTGGGCCTCCACCCTCTCAGATGAGCTCAGCCCTATATACCTGCAAGCCGACTGGTTTTCTGCCACTGTTCAGGACCTGGACGAACGACGCGGCACGGCCAGCATCATGCGTGCCCCCACCGAAACCAACGAGCTGGACG TGGTTCTCAGCGTGACTACCACAACGGTGGTGCAGTCCAGACTCGGTGAGCCGGTACTGCTGCAATGCCAGTTCTGGGCCAACCCCGCATCTCCCCTGTATGGATCGGGCTTTGCCGTGGAGTGGCGCTACCAGTCCCACGGCAGCGGACGACTGCTTCTGGCCTATGATGGAAAATCGGACCGGCTATTTGACTCCCCGGAGGAAGGCGTGAAAATGGACTTTGAGGATCTGCACCAAAATGGCAACGCCTCCCTGGTGCTGCAGGAAGCCCAAGTGCACCACTCCGGAATGTACATTTGCATGGTGTACCTGCCACATCTTCTCGCTCAGGTCACCATTCATCTGGAGGTTGCAG AACCTCCTTCcctatccatccacccatccccgTTGCCCCTTACCGCTCCGGGCCAGACTCTGACGGTCCACTGTGAGGCCTCAGGTTTCGCCCCCCATTCCCTGGAGCTGAGCTGGGACTTGAAAGACGCCGATGGCAAGACCAGATCGTTGGGATCCGGTCACCTTACGGGCCACAAGCAGGCCTGGGACGGCACCTACAGCCAAGGCACCCGGCTTGAGCTCAACACGTCTGATCCGGAGCTGGGCCGCGGAGGGGAGCTCATCTGCGTCGCCGAACATCCCGGCGGTACACGTCGTGCCAGCGTGGCACTCAGAGTCATCG GCTTCAGCACACCATCCATGGAGGACTCCATGGTGATGATGGCCGTGGCCCTTGTGCTCTACGGCCTCATCAAGTTCATCTCTTGGCTCTTCCTCCCctcag GTCCAGCTGAGGCAGTGGAAACAGAAAAG AAAAAGAATTGA